One stretch of Thermus hydrothermalis DNA includes these proteins:
- a CDS encoding phosphodiester glycosidase family protein codes for MRLVAFFLLLGLALGQSLPAAVFGLTFREEGGAWVYEGEGVRLVYVPGVGWAEPFLDGPAPEGDRLPLGLLSALGYFRVPEASARFGSQGRAFRLVLDLPAPAAQPPQEGMARGSLRLQLPYLAPKALEAPWPKGVSASVRLLPEGTELTLSAPGKLLRYRLFPLEDPPRLVLDLYPLAPEVEEALAPGVRYREVWAFVPEPLRLYLVEAERGRLLPVGSPGKRALPKDLAPGALAVLNGGYFDPKTGSPIGLWVQDGVTVSYPFGRAALFWDEFSFFLGLPRFEAVVAGPKGERVRVGVNASRARYTAHTVPGPVGREGEEVALVRGERVAALLPAPAELPPGAWALTFPKGAPPFPLAVGERLSLYGRLDPPFRYALEGGPLLLREGQYAFDPAKENFKDPRPLLAVAPQAAVAWTREGRLWLLVSEPTTPGVLARALLALGAWNALRMDGGGSAQLWVKGALRSPYSGNPRPVVSALALFAP; via the coding sequence ATGAGGCTCGTTGCCTTTTTTCTCCTTCTTGGCCTGGCCCTAGGGCAGAGCCTCCCTGCGGCGGTTTTCGGCCTCACCTTCCGGGAGGAGGGAGGGGCCTGGGTGTACGAGGGGGAAGGCGTCCGGCTCGTGTACGTGCCCGGGGTGGGTTGGGCGGAGCCTTTCCTTGACGGGCCGGCCCCGGAAGGGGATAGGCTTCCTTTGGGGCTCCTGAGCGCTTTGGGCTACTTCCGGGTGCCGGAGGCCTCGGCCCGTTTCGGGAGCCAAGGGCGGGCCTTCCGCCTCGTCCTGGACCTTCCTGCCCCTGCCGCCCAGCCTCCCCAGGAGGGCATGGCGCGGGGGAGCCTGCGCCTCCAGCTCCCCTACCTGGCGCCGAAGGCCCTCGAGGCCCCCTGGCCCAAGGGGGTTTCGGCCTCGGTGCGGCTCCTTCCCGAGGGCACGGAGCTCACCCTTTCCGCCCCCGGGAAGCTCCTCCGCTACCGGCTATTCCCCTTGGAAGACCCGCCCCGCTTGGTCCTGGACCTCTACCCCCTGGCCCCGGAGGTGGAGGAGGCCCTGGCCCCCGGGGTGCGCTACCGCGAGGTCTGGGCCTTCGTCCCAGAGCCCCTAAGGCTCTACCTGGTGGAGGCGGAAAGGGGGAGGCTTCTTCCCGTGGGTTCCCCGGGGAAGCGGGCCTTGCCCAAGGACCTGGCCCCCGGGGCCTTGGCCGTCCTCAACGGGGGCTACTTTGACCCCAAGACGGGAAGCCCCATCGGGCTTTGGGTCCAGGACGGGGTGACGGTCTCCTACCCCTTCGGCCGCGCCGCCCTGTTTTGGGACGAGTTTAGCTTTTTCCTGGGCCTTCCCCGCTTTGAGGCGGTGGTGGCGGGGCCCAAGGGGGAAAGGGTGCGGGTGGGGGTGAACGCCTCCCGGGCCCGCTACACCGCCCACACCGTGCCGGGGCCCGTGGGCCGGGAGGGGGAGGAGGTGGCCTTGGTGCGGGGGGAGCGGGTGGCGGCCCTGCTTCCCGCCCCGGCGGAGCTTCCGCCGGGGGCCTGGGCCCTCACCTTCCCCAAAGGGGCCCCGCCCTTCCCCTTGGCGGTGGGGGAGCGCCTAAGCCTCTACGGGCGGCTAGACCCCCCCTTCCGCTACGCCCTGGAGGGGGGGCCCCTTCTCCTCCGGGAGGGCCAGTACGCCTTTGACCCGGCGAAGGAGAACTTCAAGGACCCAAGGCCCCTTTTGGCCGTGGCCCCCCAGGCGGCGGTGGCCTGGACGCGGGAGGGGCGGCTATGGCTCCTCGTTTCCGAGCCCACCACCCCCGGGGTCCTGGCCCGGGCCCTCCTCGCCCTGGGGGCCTGGAACGCCCTCAGGATGGACGGGGGCGGCTCGGCCCAGCTTTGGGTGAAGGGGGCGTTGCGAAGCCCTTACTCGGGCAACCCCAGGCCCGTGGTGAGCGCCCTGGCCCTCTTTGCGCCATAA
- a CDS encoding NifB/NifX family molybdenum-iron cluster-binding protein produces MRIAIALGREENRVYPGPFGHAPRYAIYEVGEDGEVRLLEVRENPHAKEHGEAKHAKMRALLADVALKVGARFGHGKNEGAFPVAGRLEVGPVSLEEALALLKARRSSA; encoded by the coding sequence ATGCGCATCGCCATCGCTTTGGGCAGGGAGGAAAACCGGGTCTACCCAGGGCCCTTCGGCCACGCCCCCCGGTACGCCATCTACGAGGTGGGGGAGGATGGGGAGGTAAGGCTTTTGGAGGTGCGGGAAAACCCCCACGCCAAGGAGCACGGCGAGGCGAAGCACGCCAAGATGCGGGCCCTCCTGGCGGACGTGGCCCTCAAGGTGGGGGCCCGCTTCGGCCACGGGAAAAACGAGGGGGCCTTCCCCGTGGCGGGGCGCCTCGAGGTGGGCCCGGTTTCCCTAGAAGAGGCCTTGGCCCTCCTCAAGGCGCGGCGAAGTAGCGCCTGA
- the moaC gene encoding cyclic pyranopterin monophosphate synthase MoaC, producing MDLTHFKDGKPHMVDVTEKPATFRTATAEAFVELTEEALEALEKGGVGKGDPLMVAQLAGIQAAKKTADLIPLCHPLPLTGVEVSVALEKETKRVRIVATVRTKAETGVEMEALTACAVAALTVYDMLKAASKGLVIQEVRLLHKAGGKSGEWRREG from the coding sequence ATGGACCTCACCCACTTCAAGGACGGCAAGCCCCATATGGTGGACGTGACGGAAAAGCCCGCGACCTTCCGCACCGCCACCGCCGAGGCCTTCGTGGAGCTCACGGAGGAAGCCCTCGAGGCCCTGGAAAAGGGCGGGGTGGGCAAGGGGGACCCCCTGATGGTGGCCCAGCTCGCCGGCATCCAGGCGGCCAAAAAGACGGCGGACCTCATCCCCCTCTGCCACCCCCTTCCCCTCACCGGGGTGGAGGTAAGCGTGGCCCTGGAAAAGGAGACCAAGCGCGTGCGCATTGTGGCCACGGTGCGCACCAAGGCGGAAACCGGGGTGGAGATGGAGGCCTTAACCGCCTGCGCCGTGGCCGCCCTCACGGTTTACGACATGCTCAAGGCGGCCTCCAAGGGGCTCGTCATCCAGGAGGTGCGCCTCCTCCACAAGGCGGGGGGCAAGAGCGGGGAGTGGCGGCGGGAAGGGTAG
- a CDS encoding NAD(P)/FAD-dependent oxidoreductase yields the protein MPEEGVLVVGAGILGLSAAHFLAQRGFPVLVLEREAPLLCTSDKSTECYRVFWPGEEALASLVARSLELLGPFAEAARPRPRGYLYLGEAEGLLSLAQQAPHAGPLRVHPKAATYPRVAEEGMDLLLPGSLGEAFPYLAHLKGKAGLHVRKAGWLSAHGLGMALLEALRAAGGRVVAGEFLGLEREGGRPRYARVRWGEEEALWPFAALVLAPGPGLPALLSALDLTLPVAAEPHFKAWFPDPLGLFPREAPLLIWNEPQEIFAPEEKTLFQGEATLAPLLSLLPPGAHARPEGEGFLALYNPWPQAEAPGACGPTPPPWAGEVALRGLFPILPGLRRYLGARPRVDGGYYVRTPENLPLLGPVAEGVYLLGAFSGYGVMAALGAREALARMVAGEDPPSWARGFRPSRYQDPGYRPQGAAARAQL from the coding sequence ATGCCCGAGGAAGGCGTCTTGGTGGTGGGGGCGGGGATCTTGGGGCTATCCGCCGCCCACTTTCTGGCCCAGAGGGGTTTTCCCGTATTGGTCCTGGAGCGGGAAGCCCCTCTTCTCTGTACCAGCGACAAGTCCACGGAGTGCTACCGGGTCTTCTGGCCCGGGGAAGAGGCCTTAGCCTCTTTGGTGGCGCGGAGCCTCGAGCTCCTTGGGCCCTTTGCGGAAGCGGCCCGGCCTAGGCCCAGGGGCTACCTCTACCTGGGGGAGGCGGAAGGCCTCCTCTCCCTGGCCCAGCAGGCCCCCCACGCCGGGCCCTTGAGGGTTCACCCCAAAGCCGCCACCTACCCGCGGGTGGCGGAGGAAGGGATGGACCTCCTCCTGCCCGGGTCCTTGGGGGAAGCCTTCCCCTACCTGGCCCACCTGAAGGGCAAGGCCGGGCTCCACGTGCGCAAGGCGGGGTGGCTTTCCGCCCACGGCCTGGGGATGGCCCTCCTGGAGGCCCTACGGGCGGCGGGGGGCAGGGTGGTGGCGGGGGAGTTTTTGGGCCTGGAGCGGGAAGGGGGTAGGCCCCGCTACGCCCGGGTGCGGTGGGGGGAGGAGGAAGCCCTTTGGCCCTTTGCCGCCTTGGTCCTCGCCCCCGGGCCCGGGCTTCCCGCCCTCCTTTCCGCCCTGGACCTGACCCTCCCCGTGGCGGCCGAGCCCCATTTCAAGGCCTGGTTCCCCGACCCCCTAGGCCTCTTCCCCCGGGAGGCCCCCCTTCTCATCTGGAATGAACCCCAGGAGATATTCGCCCCTGAGGAGAAGACCCTTTTTCAGGGCGAGGCTACCCTTGCCCCCCTCCTAAGCCTTCTGCCCCCGGGGGCCCACGCCCGGCCCGAGGGGGAGGGCTTCCTCGCCCTCTACAACCCCTGGCCCCAGGCGGAAGCCCCCGGGGCCTGCGGCCCCACCCCGCCCCCTTGGGCGGGGGAGGTGGCCCTCAGGGGGCTTTTCCCCATCCTCCCTGGCCTCAGGCGCTACCTGGGGGCGCGGCCCCGGGTGGACGGGGGGTACTACGTGCGCACCCCGGAGAACCTGCCCCTCCTGGGGCCCGTGGCCGAAGGGGTCTACCTCCTTGGGGCCTTTTCCGGCTATGGAGTCATGGCCGCCTTGGGGGCGAGGGAGGCCCTGGCCCGGATGGTGGCGGGGGAGGACCCTCCTTCTTGGGCCCGGGGCTTCCGGCCTAGCCGTTACCAAGACCCCGGCTACCGCCCCCAGGGGGCGGCGGCCCGGGCGCAGCTTTAG
- a CDS encoding 2-oxoacid:ferredoxin oxidoreductase subunit beta yields the protein MVELKLQDYKAEKQPDWCPGCGDYGILSALQMALFELRKDPSQTVVFSGIGCSAKTPHYLNVYGVHTLHGRVLPVAQGAKLANPHLTVVAVGGDGDGLGIGAGHFVAAGRRNVDMLYILYDNEVYGLTKGQAGPTLGLGEKTKSLPKPNPQGRINPLLLAFASGYTWIARGYAYDVKGLKELIKEGINHKGLAFLHVLQPCPTYNDLHTKEWFAPRLYRLQEEGYDPFVPEGLPPEELDRKMAKFQEKAAEWGERIPIGVFWKAEVPTFEERLKAYLPRYPEVYPALGQRESLDLEGLLKEFAL from the coding sequence ATGGTGGAGCTCAAGCTTCAGGACTACAAGGCGGAAAAGCAGCCCGACTGGTGCCCGGGCTGCGGGGACTACGGCATCCTCTCCGCCCTCCAGATGGCCCTCTTTGAGCTTAGGAAGGACCCGAGCCAGACCGTGGTCTTCTCCGGCATCGGCTGCTCGGCCAAGACCCCCCACTACCTGAACGTCTACGGGGTCCACACCCTCCACGGCCGCGTCCTCCCCGTGGCCCAGGGGGCCAAGCTCGCCAACCCCCACCTCACCGTGGTGGCGGTGGGCGGGGACGGGGACGGGCTTGGCATCGGGGCGGGGCACTTCGTGGCCGCGGGCCGCAGGAACGTGGACATGCTCTACATCCTCTACGACAACGAGGTCTACGGCCTCACCAAGGGCCAGGCAGGGCCCACCTTGGGCCTAGGGGAGAAGACCAAAAGCCTGCCCAAGCCCAACCCCCAAGGGCGCATCAACCCCCTCCTCCTGGCCTTCGCCTCGGGCTACACCTGGATCGCCCGGGGCTACGCCTATGACGTGAAGGGCCTGAAGGAGCTCATCAAGGAGGGCATCAACCACAAGGGCCTCGCCTTCCTCCACGTGCTCCAGCCCTGCCCCACCTACAACGACCTGCACACCAAGGAGTGGTTCGCCCCCCGGCTCTACAGGCTCCAGGAGGAGGGGTACGACCCCTTTGTCCCCGAGGGACTTCCCCCCGAGGAACTGGACCGGAAAATGGCCAAGTTCCAGGAAAAGGCGGCGGAGTGGGGGGAGAGGATCCCCATCGGGGTCTTCTGGAAGGCGGAGGTGCCCACCTTTGAGGAGCGGCTTAAGGCCTACCTCCCCCGCTACCCCGAGGTCTACCCCGCCTTGGGGCAGCGGGAAAGCCTGGACCTAGAAGGCCTCCTCAAGGAGTTCGCCCTCTAA
- a CDS encoding 2-oxoacid:acceptor oxidoreductase subunit alpha — protein MQEFTWRVGGPQGGGIETAATLFARAVAKGGWWVATKREYHSNIMGRHSYLDVRLGRKPVGAFRDKVDFLVALDGETLARHLDEVRPGGVLLYDPKALDLTVRKLPMLDHRVQDALAARFGKADPSLKEILAAYAEAGVQPLPYPYEEVADRIGAELGVPSLQARRTLNTIAVAASLHLLGFPLKPLLEALALQFRGKVLELNEKVAEAVYREEVPKLPFHLHLNGYEPGRVYLTGAQAAALGKLAGGLRFQTYYPISPATDESVYLEAHTAFQGADVAVVQTEDEIAAVTMAVGAALTGARAATATSGPGFSLMAEGMGFAGMVEAPLVVTLYQRGGPSTGLPTRTEQGDLLFAIRGGHGEYPRLVLASGDILDAFLDAQKALAWAWRYQTVVVHLLDKFLASMAQSLPKEALKVLSLDGEKRLAPREGFGPYERYAPAEDGISPFIPLGTPGGFYWMTSDEHDLEGHITEDPVLREYQMEKRMQKLLTARREIPLEDQYTLYRDGDILVLGFGTVKGTLLEALDHLPRVGYLHLRLLWPFPEIGHLLEGKRLVTVEHNYSGQLADLVQQETLKKVHHRVVKYNGRPITLDEAVEALKAVLAGEAPERLVLRKGV, from the coding sequence ATGCAGGAGTTCACGTGGCGCGTGGGCGGCCCCCAAGGGGGCGGGATAGAGACGGCGGCCACCCTCTTCGCCCGGGCGGTGGCCAAGGGGGGATGGTGGGTGGCCACCAAGCGGGAGTACCACTCCAACATCATGGGGCGGCACTCCTACCTGGACGTGCGCCTGGGGCGAAAACCGGTGGGGGCTTTCCGGGACAAGGTGGACTTCCTGGTGGCCCTGGACGGGGAAACTTTGGCCCGCCACCTGGATGAGGTGCGGCCAGGGGGGGTGCTCCTTTACGACCCCAAAGCCCTGGACCTCACGGTGCGCAAGCTCCCCATGCTGGACCACCGGGTACAGGACGCCCTTGCAGCGCGCTTTGGCAAGGCGGACCCGAGCCTTAAGGAGATCCTCGCTGCCTACGCCGAGGCGGGGGTCCAGCCCCTACCCTACCCTTACGAGGAGGTGGCGGACCGCATCGGGGCGGAGCTCGGCGTGCCCTCCCTTCAGGCCCGGCGCACGCTGAACACCATCGCCGTGGCCGCAAGCCTCCACCTTCTGGGCTTTCCCCTAAAGCCCCTTTTGGAGGCTTTGGCCCTGCAGTTTAGGGGTAAGGTGCTGGAGCTAAACGAGAAGGTGGCGGAGGCTGTCTACCGGGAAGAGGTGCCCAAGCTTCCCTTCCACCTCCACCTGAACGGCTACGAGCCGGGCCGGGTCTACCTCACCGGAGCCCAGGCCGCCGCCCTGGGGAAGCTCGCCGGGGGCCTCCGCTTCCAGACCTATTACCCCATCAGCCCCGCCACGGACGAAAGCGTCTACCTCGAGGCCCACACCGCCTTCCAAGGGGCGGACGTGGCCGTGGTGCAGACGGAGGACGAGATCGCCGCCGTGACCATGGCGGTGGGGGCGGCCCTTACTGGGGCCAGGGCGGCCACGGCCACCAGCGGCCCCGGCTTCAGCCTCATGGCCGAGGGGATGGGCTTCGCCGGGATGGTGGAAGCCCCCTTGGTGGTTACCCTCTACCAGCGGGGTGGGCCCTCCACGGGGCTTCCCACCCGCACGGAGCAAGGGGACCTCCTCTTCGCCATCCGGGGCGGGCACGGGGAGTACCCGAGGCTCGTCCTCGCCTCCGGGGACATCCTGGACGCCTTCCTGGACGCCCAAAAGGCCCTGGCCTGGGCCTGGCGGTACCAGACGGTGGTGGTCCACCTCCTGGACAAGTTCCTGGCCTCCATGGCGCAAAGCCTTCCCAAGGAGGCCCTGAAGGTTCTCTCCCTAGATGGGGAGAAGCGCCTAGCCCCCAGGGAGGGCTTTGGCCCCTACGAGCGCTACGCCCCCGCGGAGGACGGCATCTCCCCCTTCATCCCCCTAGGGACCCCGGGGGGGTTTTACTGGATGACCTCGGACGAGCACGACCTCGAGGGGCACATCACGGAAGACCCCGTCCTCCGGGAATACCAGATGGAAAAGCGCATGCAAAAGCTCCTCACCGCCAGGCGGGAAATCCCCCTGGAGGACCAGTACACCCTCTACCGGGACGGGGACATCTTGGTCCTCGGCTTCGGCACGGTGAAGGGGACCCTCCTGGAGGCTTTAGACCACCTCCCCAGGGTGGGGTACCTGCACCTCAGGCTCCTTTGGCCCTTCCCCGAGATCGGCCACCTCCTGGAGGGGAAGCGGCTCGTCACCGTGGAGCACAACTACTCCGGGCAGCTCGCCGACTTGGTGCAGCAGGAAACCCTAAAGAAGGTCCACCACCGGGTGGTGAAGTACAACGGCCGCCCCATCACCCTAGACGAGGCGGTGGAGGCCCTCAAGGCGGTGCTTGCGGGCGAAGCCCCTGAGCGCTTGGTGTTGCGGAAGGGAGTCTAG
- a CDS encoding HD domain-containing protein, with translation MTKRLYRLLQAFFPPKTPPDDAFALAFLEGEERDLYLAMDPRDRAHAVRVARRLLQAHPEAPKAVVRAALLHDAGKALRPYRPLERILTGLFAPPLPPYPLRRGLLGAFQVRRHHPLYAAERIQDPWVRSLVLEHHAPQSPWGRKLHQADQEE, from the coding sequence TTGACCAAGCGCCTCTACCGTCTCCTCCAGGCCTTCTTCCCCCCCAAAACCCCTCCCGACGACGCCTTTGCCCTCGCCTTCCTGGAAGGGGAGGAACGGGACCTTTACCTGGCCATGGACCCCCGGGACCGGGCCCATGCGGTGCGGGTGGCCCGCCGCCTCCTCCAAGCCCACCCCGAGGCCCCTAAGGCGGTGGTGCGGGCCGCCCTCCTCCACGACGCCGGCAAGGCCCTAAGGCCCTACCGCCCCCTGGAGCGCATCCTCACGGGGCTTTTCGCCCCGCCTCTTCCCCCCTACCCCTTGCGCCGGGGGCTCTTGGGCGCCTTCCAGGTGCGCCGCCACCACCCCCTTTACGCCGCCGAACGCATCCAAGACCCCTGGGTGCGGAGCCTGGTCCTGGAACACCACGCCCCCCAAAGCCCCTGGGGCAGAAAGCTCCACCAGGCGGACCAGGAGGAGTGA
- a CDS encoding metal-sensitive transcriptional regulator yields MTKTTELGQDTVENILKRLRRIEGQVRGLQKMVAEGRPCDEVLTQMTATKKAMEAAATLILHEFLNVCATEVSEGKVDPKKPEEIANMLKKFI; encoded by the coding sequence ATGACCAAGACCACCGAGCTGGGACAAGACACCGTGGAGAACATCCTGAAGCGTCTACGGCGCATTGAGGGCCAGGTTCGGGGCCTCCAGAAGATGGTGGCGGAAGGCCGCCCCTGCGACGAGGTCCTCACCCAGATGACCGCCACCAAGAAGGCCATGGAGGCGGCGGCCACCTTGATCCTCCACGAGTTCCTCAACGTCTGCGCCACCGAGGTTTCCGAGGGCAAGGTGGACCCCAAGAAGCCCGAGGAAATCGCCAACATGCTCAAGAAGTTCATCTAA
- the dnaX gene encoding DNA polymerase III subunit gamma/tau — MSALYRRVRPLTFAEVVGQEHVKEPLLRAIREGRLAQAYLFSGPRGVGKTTTARLLAMAVGCEGEERPCGACPHCQAVQKGSHPDVVEIDAASNNSVEDVRELRERILLAPLSAPKKVFILDEAHMLSKSAFNALLKTLEEPPPHVLFVFATTEPERMPPTILSRTQHYRFRRLTEEEIAGKLARILQALGREAEEEALLLVARLADGAMRDAESLLDRLLLLEDPLTRAKVEEALGLPPKEALFGLAQALGEGRLKEALETARRLYGQGFAPRSLVGGLMEALREALYAAYGLPGRPLPLSPEALLSALTRLDEALERLGKRSDLLALEAALLSAFTPKAPGEAPRAQAPEPPLPEFDPLAPPPPPRREGPEPSGGEDLAPRFRAFLEALRPTLRAFVREARPEVVGSTLYLRFPESKAFHHKKAEEQRGALLPLAQEHFGVKEVLFVLEKKKP, encoded by the coding sequence GTGAGCGCCCTTTACCGGCGGGTGCGCCCCCTCACCTTCGCCGAGGTGGTGGGCCAGGAGCACGTGAAGGAGCCCCTCCTGCGGGCCATCCGGGAAGGGAGGCTGGCCCAGGCCTACCTCTTCTCCGGCCCCCGCGGGGTGGGAAAGACCACCACCGCCCGCCTCCTGGCCATGGCCGTGGGGTGTGAAGGGGAGGAGCGCCCTTGCGGGGCCTGCCCCCACTGCCAGGCGGTGCAGAAGGGGAGCCACCCCGACGTGGTGGAGATTGACGCCGCCAGCAACAACTCCGTGGAGGACGTGCGGGAGCTAAGGGAGCGGATCCTCCTCGCCCCCCTTTCCGCCCCCAAGAAGGTCTTCATCCTGGACGAGGCCCACATGCTCTCCAAAAGCGCCTTCAACGCCCTCCTCAAGACCCTGGAAGAACCTCCCCCCCACGTCCTCTTCGTCTTCGCCACCACGGAACCCGAGCGGATGCCCCCCACCATCCTCTCCCGCACCCAGCACTACCGCTTCCGCCGCCTCACGGAGGAGGAGATCGCCGGCAAGCTCGCCCGCATCCTCCAAGCCCTGGGGCGGGAAGCGGAAGAAGAAGCCCTCCTCCTGGTGGCCCGCCTGGCGGACGGGGCCATGCGGGATGCGGAAAGCCTCCTAGACCGCCTCCTCCTCCTGGAGGACCCCCTCACCCGAGCCAAGGTGGAGGAGGCCCTGGGCCTCCCCCCCAAGGAGGCCCTCTTTGGCCTGGCCCAGGCCCTGGGGGAGGGCCGGCTCAAAGAGGCCCTAGAAACGGCCCGAAGGCTTTACGGCCAAGGCTTCGCCCCGAGGAGCCTGGTGGGGGGGCTTATGGAGGCTTTGCGGGAAGCCCTTTACGCCGCCTACGGCCTCCCGGGGAGGCCCCTTCCCCTCTCCCCCGAAGCCCTCCTTTCCGCCCTCACCCGGCTGGACGAGGCCCTGGAACGCCTCGGCAAGCGCTCGGACCTTTTGGCCCTCGAGGCGGCCCTCCTCTCCGCCTTCACCCCCAAGGCCCCGGGAGAAGCGCCGAGGGCCCAAGCCCCAGAGCCCCCCTTGCCCGAGTTTGACCCCTTGGCCCCCCCGCCCCCGCCGCGCCGGGAGGGACCCGAGCCCAGCGGGGGAGAAGACCTCGCTCCCCGCTTCCGCGCCTTTCTGGAGGCCCTTAGGCCCACCCTGCGGGCCTTCGTGCGGGAGGCCAGGCCCGAGGTGGTGGGGTCCACCCTCTACCTCCGCTTCCCCGAGAGCAAGGCCTTCCACCACAAGAAGGCCGAGGAGCAAAGGGGAGCGCTTCTGCCCCTGGCCCAGGAGCACTTCGGCGTGAAGGAGGTCCTCTTCGTCCTGGAAAAAAAAAAGCCCTGA
- the argB gene encoding acetylglutamate kinase produces the protein MSEALLVKVGGSLRGAEALLDELARYPGPLVLVHGGGPEIGALLARLGYESRFVGGLRVTPKEHLEAVEMALYLTGKRLAEGLSRRGRRALALSGRDALCLKGRALPELGRVGEVVGVEAGLFLDLLEKGYTPLLAPIALDEEGPLNVNADTAAGAVAGALGWGAVFLTDVEGVYADPKDPKTRLSRLTPEEVEALKAQGVIQGGMIPKVEAALAALRAGAPWAAIAKGGLGVLERVLLGEAGTLFTLGARERPA, from the coding sequence TTGAGTGAGGCCCTCTTGGTGAAGGTGGGAGGAAGCCTAAGGGGGGCTGAGGCCCTTTTGGACGAACTCGCCCGCTATCCCGGGCCCCTGGTCCTGGTCCACGGCGGCGGCCCCGAGATCGGGGCCCTCCTCGCCCGGCTGGGGTACGAGAGCCGTTTCGTGGGGGGCCTGCGCGTGACGCCCAAGGAGCACCTCGAGGCGGTGGAGATGGCCCTCTACCTTACGGGCAAGCGCCTGGCGGAGGGGCTTTCCCGAAGGGGAAGAAGGGCCCTCGCCCTTTCCGGGAGGGACGCCCTTTGCCTGAAGGGCAGAGCCCTTCCCGAGCTCGGCCGGGTGGGGGAGGTGGTGGGGGTGGAGGCGGGGCTTTTCCTGGACCTTCTGGAGAAGGGCTACACCCCCCTCCTCGCCCCCATCGCCCTGGACGAGGAGGGCCCCTTGAACGTCAACGCCGACACCGCCGCCGGCGCCGTGGCCGGGGCCTTGGGGTGGGGGGCGGTGTTCCTCACCGACGTGGAGGGGGTCTATGCGGACCCCAAGGACCCCAAGACCCGCCTTTCCCGCCTCACCCCGGAGGAGGTGGAGGCCCTGAAGGCCCAAGGGGTCATCCAAGGGGGGATGATCCCCAAGGTGGAGGCGGCCTTGGCGGCGCTCCGGGCCGGGGCCCCCTGGGCGGCCATCGCCAAGGGAGGCCTGGGGGTTTTGGAGAGGGTGCTTTTGGGCGAGGCGGGGACCCTTTTCACCCTAGGAGCCCGAGAAAGGCCCGCATGA
- a CDS encoding type 1 glutamine amidotransferase domain-containing protein, whose protein sequence is MRRIGILLADLFDEREFLYPYYRVQEAGYTPVVLGLEAREYRAKSGFGWKADLAAGEAPELAGLLIPGGFAPDYLRRSEAVLALVRKVAEEGKPLGAICHAGWVLISAGVVRGRRVTGFASIRDDLVNAGGLYQEEGVVVDGNLVTAQGPKDLPGFMRAFLGLLG, encoded by the coding sequence GTGCGGCGCATCGGGATTTTGCTGGCGGACCTCTTTGACGAGCGGGAGTTCCTCTACCCCTACTACCGGGTGCAGGAGGCGGGGTACACCCCGGTGGTCCTGGGGCTCGAGGCCCGGGAGTACCGGGCCAAGTCGGGCTTTGGCTGGAAGGCGGACCTGGCCGCAGGGGAGGCCCCGGAGCTTGCGGGTCTCCTCATCCCCGGCGGGTTCGCCCCCGACTACCTGCGGCGGAGCGAGGCCGTCTTGGCCCTGGTGCGGAAGGTGGCGGAAGAGGGGAAGCCCTTAGGGGCCATCTGCCATGCGGGCTGGGTCCTCATCAGCGCCGGGGTGGTGCGGGGCAGGCGGGTCACGGGCTTCGCCTCCATCCGGGACGATCTGGTGAACGCCGGCGGGCTCTACCAGGAGGAAGGGGTGGTGGTGGACGGCAACCTGGTGACCGCCCAGGGGCCCAAGGACCTGCCCGGGTTCATGCGGGCCTTTCTCGGGCTCCTAGGGTGA
- a CDS encoding NUDIX hydrolase, with translation MAVPLLGGHLLFTRRSPSLPTHAGQVSFPGGVVEAGEGVVEAALREAEEEVGLKGVEPLGFLSPTLSPQGFWVQPVVVFREDLPPLKPNPEEVAEVLLAPLEELLALAPWSEVRLGRTVWHFPWRGVDIWGVTGNILKEFLEVWRAAHRDFAGGPL, from the coding sequence GTGGCCGTGCCCCTCCTGGGAGGGCACCTCCTCTTCACCCGGCGTAGCCCCTCGCTCCCCACCCACGCCGGCCAGGTGAGCTTCCCCGGAGGGGTGGTGGAAGCGGGGGAAGGGGTGGTGGAGGCGGCCTTAAGGGAGGCGGAGGAGGAGGTGGGGCTCAAGGGGGTGGAGCCCTTGGGCTTCCTCTCCCCCACCCTTTCCCCCCAAGGGTTTTGGGTGCAGCCCGTGGTGGTCTTCCGGGAAGACCTCCCCCCCCTAAAGCCCAACCCGGAGGAGGTGGCGGAGGTCCTCCTCGCTCCCCTGGAGGAGCTTCTGGCCCTGGCCCCTTGGAGCGAGGTGCGCCTAGGGCGCACCGTGTGGCACTTCCCCTGGCGGGGGGTGGACATCTGGGGGGTGACGGGGAATATCCTGAAGGAGTTCCTGGAGGTGTGGCGTGCGGCGCATCGGGATTTTGCTGGCGGACCTCTTTGA